The nucleotide sequence TTGACCTGCGCCTTCACGACGGTGACCCCGCCGATCTTCTCGGCGGCGGCCCTTGCTTCTTCGGGGGTGGTCGCGACGATGCCCTGGAGCACGGGGACGCCGTGCTTCTCGAACAGGTCGCGTGCCTGGTATTCGAACAGGTCCACGGGTGAATGCCCTTCTTCGTCGAAGTCGTGGGCGGCGGCGACCCGGGCAGTGTGCGGGTCGTCCTCCGACCTGGTGGTGAACGGAGCACTGCGCATCCTCCCGGCCGGGGCCGGCAGGATGCGTCCGGGCCGTTCCGCGGAGCCGTTCCGGGCGCGGGACGTACCGGTGCACTCCCTGTACGAGACTGTAGTGCATGCTGAAACTGCGGCCACAACCGGGGGCGCGCGCGTGCGGCCCGGCGATTCTTGATTGACTGGCCCCATGAGCTCTGTCGACTCCCCCGAGAACCGGGCGTTCGCCCCTGCCGATGCCGGCTTCCTCGTCTCGATCGCGACCTTCGCGTTCGTGGCCCTCGGACTGGAGGCCGTGGTCGACGGCACGGTGCTCACCTTCACCGGCGGGATCCCCGACGTCTACCCGCTGGGCTGGCAGGTCGTCACCTGGCTGACCCTCGGCGCGGCGTGGCTCGCGATCCAGCGGGGCCTCGTGGCGTGGCTGCGCCACCGGGCGGCGGACCCCGCGGTCCCTGCGCCCTCGGACCCCGCCCCCTCCTCCGCGGTCGACCACCGGCGGACCACCACGGCCCTCGTCGTCTTCGTGCTGGCCGTCCTGCTCGGGGTGATCCTGCCCGTCTTCCTCGTGGGCGAGTGGCGCGTGCAGCCGATCCAGCTCTACCTGGACCTCTACGCGGAGTACGGCGCGGGCGCGTGGCTCGGCATGGTGGGCTTCGCCGCCTACCACGTGGGGCGGGCCCTGCTCCTCGCACTGGTCCTGACGTGCGTGCAGCGGGCCGCGGAGCTGCGCCGGCCGGCCCCCTGGGCACGGGTCGCCCCGGTGGGCGGGCTCGTCCTCGGGCTCCTGCTCGCCCTGCCCGGGCTGGTCCTGGGCGGCTGGGCCTCCGTCGCCACGGCCGTGGTCTGCTGCACGCTGCTGGGCGTGGTGCACAACCTCACCGGCAGGTCGCTGCGCTGGACGGCCCCCGCGGCCGTGGCGGTGCTGCTGTTCGTCTAGCGGCGTCGGCCGGGGCCCCTGTCGCCGTGCGCCCCTCCGGCTCCGACCCGGGCAGGACCGTGGCGGAGAAATGTTGCGGCGATCACAAGAATCTGCCCGCCGGGGTTCCCCACCCCGGCCATATGTCCTAACATAATGACATCAGGACCACTGAGACGTGCGTCACGCACGGAGTGACCCGTCCGACCCGTCAGCACCGTGCAGAGCGCACCGGTTGCGTCCGAGCAAAGGAACTCCCGATGGCCACCTCCTCACCCCGGGAAGCAGCAGCCACGCTGCCTCCCCTCACGTCCGGGCCGCATCGCAAGCGCCTCGGTCTCATCTCCGTCGTCGCCTGCTTCGGCGGCCTGCTCTTCGGCTACGACACCGGCGTGATCAACGGCGCGCTCCGCCCGATGTCGGAGGAGCTCGGCCTCACCCCGTTCACCGAGGGCGTGGTCACCAGCTCGCTCGTCTTCGCCGCCGCCGTCGGCGCGCTGTCCGGCGGACGCCTCTCGGACGCCTGGGGGCGCCGGAAGACCATCCTCCTGCTGGCCGTCCTGTTCTTCGTCGGGACCCTGGTCGTCGTGCTCACCCCCAACTACGAGATCCTCGTGCTCGGGCGCGTCCTGCTCGGCCTGGCCGTGGGCGGCGCCTCGGCGGTGGTGCCCGTCTTCCTCGCGGAGATGGCCCCGTACGAGATCCGCGGCTCGATCGCGGGACGCAACGAGGTGGCCATCGTGATCGGCCAGCTCTCCGCGTTCGTGATCAACGCGATCATCGGCAACGTCTTCAGCGACGTCACCGGCGTCTGGCGGATCATGTTCGCGATCTGCGCGCTGCCGGCCGTGGCGCTGTTCATCGGCATGCTCCGGATGCCGGAGTCCCCGCGCTGGCTCGTCGAGAAGGGCCGGCACGCGGAGGCCCTCGAGGTGCTCAAGACGGTGCGCTCCGAGGACCGTGCGATCGCCGAGCTCGGCGAGGTCGAGCACATCACCGAGGAGGAGCGCGCCGAGAACCGGATCGGGCTGGGCGCGATCCTGACCAACAAGCACCTGCTCCGCATCCTGCTCGTCGGCATCGGCCTCGGCATCGTCCAGCAGTTCACCGGCATCAACTCGATCATGTACTACGGGCAGATCGTGCTGATCGAATCGGGCTTCGAGGCCGGCGCGGCCCTCATCGCCAACATCGCCCCCGGGGTGATCGCCGTGGTCGGCGGCTTCATCGCGCTGTACATGATGGACCGGCTCGACCGGCGCAAGACCTTCATGATCGGTCTGAGCCTCACCACCACGTGCCACCTGCTGATCGGGATCGCCGCGATGACGATGACGGTGGACAACCCGCTGCGGCCCTGGGTGATCCTGGCCCTCGTGGTGGCCTTCGTCGGCTCCATGCAGACCTTCCTCAACGTCGCGGTCTGGGTGTACCTCTCCGAGGTGTTCCCCCTGCACATGCGCGGCTTCGGGATCGGCGTGTCCGTCTTCATGCTCTGGGTGGCCAACGGCGTCCTCGCGCTCTACTTCCCCTCCCTGGTCGACGCGGTCGGGATCACCGGGACGTTCTTCCTCTTCGCCGGGTTCGGCGTGCTGTCCCTGATCTTCGTCTACACCCAGGTCCCGGAGACGCGGGGACGCACCCTCGAGGCGCTCGAGGAGGACGTCTCGACCGGCGCGATCTACACGGTGAAGGCGAAGTCCTCCTAGGGAACAAGCCCGAGAGGTCAGCGGCGGGGACGCCCTGACCCGAGGAGAGCCTCCGGCCGGACGTGGTCCCTGACCACGCTCCGGCCGGAGGCTCTTCGCACGTCCCGCCCCCGCTCCGGCACGGGACCGGAGGCGGGACCACCGGTACGACCACCGCGGGGGCGGGCGGAACCGGGTCGGCTCAGCCGACCTTCGTCAGCGGCGCGTAGCGCAGCAGCAGCCGCTTCTCGTCGGCCCCGAAGCGCACCTTCGCCACGGTCTTGTCGCCGGCGCCCTCGAGGGACACCACGGTGCCCTTCCCGAACGCCGTGTGGTCCACGGTGTCGCCGACCGCGAGACTGGGAATCTCCTTGTTGGGCTGGACCCGTCCGGCCGTGGTGGCCCGGGACGGTGCCATCCGCTCGAAGGCCGCGTTCGACGCCGCGGCGGCGCCCCAGTAGGACCCCCGCATCGGGTCCCGCTGCCCGGAGCCGCCGTGCAGCGAGGAACCCCAGGACGCCGGGGCCGAGGACCCCTCGCGCTTCCAGTCGAGGAGCTCCGCCGGGATCTCGTCGAGGAACGGGCTGGCCGGGTTGTACTGGGACTGCCCCCACATGGAGCGGAACTCGGAGCGGGTGAGGTAGAGGCGCTCGCGGGCCCGGGTGAGCCCCACGTAGGCGAGCCGCCGCTCCTCCTCCATCTCCTTCTCGTCCGTGAGGGAGCGCTGGTGCGGGAACAGCCCGTGCTCCATGCCGGTCAGGAAGACCACGGGGAACTCGAGGCCCTTGGCGGTGTGCAGGGTCATGAGCGTGACCACGCCCTGGGCGCGGGCCTCGGCGACCTCCGCCGCGATCTGTTCGGCGCTCGGTCCGCCCTCGGTGCCGGCGGCGGGCCGGTTCGGGATCTGGTCGGCGTCGGCCACGAGGGAGACGTGCTCGAGGAACTCGGGCAGCCCGGCCTCGGGGTGGTCCCGCTCGAACTCGCGGACCACGGCCACGAGCTCCGCGAGGTTCTCGACCCGGGACTCGTCCTGGGGGTCCTGCGACTGGCGCAGCGCGGCGAGGTATCCGGACTGCTCCAGGACGGCCTCGAGGACCGTGGCGGCCCCCGAGCCCTCGGCGACCGAGGCGAGGTCGTCCATGAGCTGGACGAAGGCCTTGACCGCGTTCAGGGAGCGGGTGGCCATGC is from Kocuria rosea and encodes:
- a CDS encoding sugar porter family MFS transporter, encoding MATSSPREAAATLPPLTSGPHRKRLGLISVVACFGGLLFGYDTGVINGALRPMSEELGLTPFTEGVVTSSLVFAAAVGALSGGRLSDAWGRRKTILLLAVLFFVGTLVVVLTPNYEILVLGRVLLGLAVGGASAVVPVFLAEMAPYEIRGSIAGRNEVAIVIGQLSAFVINAIIGNVFSDVTGVWRIMFAICALPAVALFIGMLRMPESPRWLVEKGRHAEALEVLKTVRSEDRAIAELGEVEHITEEERAENRIGLGAILTNKHLLRILLVGIGLGIVQQFTGINSIMYYGQIVLIESGFEAGAALIANIAPGVIAVVGGFIALYMMDRLDRRKTFMIGLSLTTTCHLLIGIAAMTMTVDNPLRPWVILALVVAFVGSMQTFLNVAVWVYLSEVFPLHMRGFGIGVSVFMLWVANGVLALYFPSLVDAVGITGTFFLFAGFGVLSLIFVYTQVPETRGRTLEALEEDVSTGAIYTVKAKSS